A window of Rosa rugosa chromosome 7, drRosRugo1.1, whole genome shotgun sequence genomic DNA:
CATAAAAGATACTTTCTAATATTTCTTTATGATTCTCGTAAGTTGTATAAAAGATGCAAGGTTtacttcccaaaaaaaaaaacaaaaaaggtgTAAGGTACTTTAtcgtcttttttctttttatgaagcccatttgtaaataatgtaattACGATAACAAAATTCATGTCTATATTTGTTTTCCCCAAAATTGTCTCAGCTTAATAAGGGCTGAGGGACTCTTTTCAATTGTTCTTCTGAATTGCGCAGGCATGCCAACTCGGAGTCGAATGGCTAAGCGAggttttgattaaatttgcactTGTATCTGACTTCTATCAAATGTTTgtaggccgaggaaggaactgtCTCGGCCGCTAGGCTCTCAAGCCTCTGTTGCAAGAGCTCTGGTTAGGCATCAATCCTGACTGAGATCCTCGATCACGTTTACTTCTTGGGTGAACTCGAAGATTCTGGTGACAAGCGAGAGATCTATTGGATGAAGATACTTGCAAATCACGACGAAAAGGAAGGTAAAGTGGATTCGGTTGTCAAAGCGTTGTAAGGTGATGTGTGTGCGAACGGCGAATCACATCAACAATCCAAATTGGTCGAAAGAGATCAACGGACAAAGAATTCTAAGTTACGAAAAAAGTAGATGGAATGGCATGAATCTCCCTCTAAAGAattgtttttcatttatttttattattcaaaTAAATACAAAATGACTATATTATTTGGATGAAAAACGTTGAATTTAACGGAGGGGTGCAAATTAGCAGTTTTCGCCTAATTCACGTTGTTAATTTTCACAATTGTAATTTACGGGTGTAAATTGACAATTATTGCCAACTTTAGGGAGTATTTTGACAATTATGTCTTGAATGaaagttataaaaaaaataaaaataaaataaatgattaaattcagtttagtccctcaaactttaggtcaaacatcagtttggtccctcatctttttttttttaatcaaactcatccctgatctctcaaattgcatcaatctcgtccaaaatttgaatttggctcgaaagatgacgtcatgtgctgagttggagccgacacagggacccacttttcaaattttagaaggacaaaatggacatttccaaattaatctaatttctaattttttttctctattttcttctctctctctctctctcgatctctctcttcttcctctctagaTCGACGACCACGAAACCTTGGATAGATAGTCTCCCTGCCAATTCTTTCGATCTGAAATCAAGAAGAAATGTGTCAGCACACCATTTAATAGAGTCCTCTAGTACTTTCCCCAGAAATAACAGAAGCTTTCCCCATTGATAAGCTAATCAAATTGATAAATTAACAGAAGCTTTCCCCATTGCTACGATCACGATGCAAAATCTGAGAACATTCAGTAatgaattttctaaatagtgAGTATATGATACACTGAGCTGAACCCATTTTTCCCACACAATTACATGTTCTACTATTAAACATTTTCATTCGCGTTCGAAACGCACCGCATTGTCTATGAACCTCATCGGCACCTCTTGAATCTACAAATCGAAACCGAATTCCtctaaaaaaaaaccacaacaaCAAGCTCAAATAAAAAATCACCACTAGAACAGTCACATTTCCACTGAAACTACCAGTAAAAAAGCCTGATTTTACCTTCATCAAAGCAGTCTGACCACTCCTTCCTCAACAAGCTATAAACAACAGGCTCACTCTCATCAACCCGATCGGAAACCCTAAGAGCCTTCTTCATCTCCCTCACTTGCTCAACCGCAAATCTCAGCCGCCCATTCCTCACCGCCTATCTAGCAGCCTTTAATTTTTTGCTCATTTCTAGAATTGCCCTCACCAGCTCCAGCAGCTCCTGCTTCTCCCTTGCCTCCTTCGTGGCGGCGCTCATTTGCTTCGTAATCTGGCCGATCACCGGGCGGTCGGAGAGTGAGGAGGCGAGAAGCTGAACGACGTCGTCGGAGATTTTACGGGAGCGGGAAACGGCATCGTTGCAGAGGGAGAAGAGGTTGGCGAAGTCGTGGCGGTGAGAGAGGAGGTAGGATTGGATTTTGAACATGATTATGAGGGAGTGGGCGTCGAGGCGTTGGATGAGGAGGCGGAGATCCGGTGTGGTGGGGTCGCTGAGGTCCTGGGCCCCCGAGAGGAGGAGCTCTCGGGAACAGAGATTCCATTCCGGAGAAGTCGTCCGGCTAGGAATAGTCGGTCGGAGAGTCTCGGAGGAGCGGTTCTAAAACTCCGCCGCGAGTAATGGCAAAATTTCACCGAAGAGAGGgggtttggggtgtgatggAGGCCTGTGAGGTGTGaacccgagagagagagagagagagagagagagagagagagagagaagaaaatagagaaaattagagaaaaaaattagaaattagattaatttggaaatgtccattttgcccttctaaaaTCTGAAAAATGGGTCCctgtgtcggctccaactcagcacatgacgtcatctttcgagccaaattcaaattttggacgagattgatgcaatttgagagatcagggatgagtttgattaaaaaaaaaaatgagggactaaactgaatttaatcctaaaataaaaaacaacaacaacaacttctTTTGTCAAATTTCAGTACATCTTTGATGTACGAGAATCATTCATTCATATCTTGCGACACGAATGACTTGCTTGCCAATATTTCTTCCCGAAAATAACCCAACAAACGCAGATGGAGCACTTTCCAAGCCTTCATTCATGTCTTCAATGTAAACAATCTTCCCTTGCTTGTAGAGGCTAATAACATCTTCCAAGAAACGCGGGTACAAGTGCAAGTAATCACTTTGCAGAAATCCTTGCATCCTGATGCGCTTTGTTATGAGATTGTATAAATTGTGGATCCCTCCGGGATCAGAGAGATTTTTTTCAGACACCATCCCACAAACAGCAATTCGACCATGAATTCTCATGTTGAGAAGCGCTGCATCAAGCATTTCCCCTCCCACATTATCAAAGTAGATGTCAATGCCTTGAGGAAAGTACCTATTAATATAATGTTCAGAGATTAAAATCACTGAATATCTCATGCAACTCGGAACAATAGAAGTTCACGTACAAATTCACAGGGAGCCTGTGTAGCTTGAATCATGTAACAAAAGAGGCTCTTTAATTATCAAGGATAGTTGCAACTCACTAACCTTTTCAGAGCTGCATCGAGGTCTGGCTCTTCCTTGTAGTTAAAAGCATCATCAAAACCAAGCTTATTCCTCAGAAGATCAACCTAGAAAATATTCCAATTAAGTTGTACTGCTTCTCAGTGCTATTTCATGCAATACAATAGTTTGCGTTGTAGTAAATAAAACCTCTCACTTGTATCAAATATACTATTCCAAGTTATCTATGAATAAAAGAGAAACCTACTGATCCATAAGATGTGATAAATGTATGTCAAAGAACAAAAGTGAGTCCTTACCTTTTGGCTTGAACCAGAACTTCCAACTACGTGACAGCCAAGCAACTTAGCAAGCTGACCAACAAGCTGACCCACGGCTCCAGAAGCAGCAGAAACTAAAACATATTCCCCTTTCTTAGGAGAGCAGACCTCATTGAAGCCTGCATATGCAGTAAAACCTGGCATACCTGTAATAGGACCGCATAGTTTGGTTACTACTTCAAGaactgaaaacaaaaattgtatATATGCTAAGTATTGTACTGCCATTCCATACAGTAGTACAGAAGAaatttttgttatgtttttttatttgcCTTTCCTCTTAAAGACCACTGATTTGGTCGCTCACCTCCTCGATCTCCTTTGCTGTCCAAGGGAAAAAGAGAGCTTAGATATGCAACACTCCAAGCCTGAACTTAAAACAGAAAGCACTGGCCGACAAATTCGGTGTGCTTAAAATCTAAATAAAAGTGTTCTACATTGCCAGGAAAACAAAAAGGAGGGGAGGCTCCAAAGAGAAATTCAGCAAACTGgaaaaaatgaaagacaaaagtGAAATTGCACTGATTCTTGAAATTGGTTAATTGAATGCTGATCCCTCTAGAAATTAGTGTTAACATGTTGATAATGCTATATATGTAGACTAACTAGAGAAATGAATTGTTCACACTTAACGCAGTTAGACAGCTTATGAAGCTATTAATGTCACAAAATCGATCAGTATATTGTGACACACTTCCCAAGGATCAGAATGCTAGTTAATTAAGTTCCTTTTATAAAGAATATGTTCTGGAAATACATacaaaaaaaatgcaaaattgaAACTGTAGAGAAAGTCTAACATTGAAATGAATAGATCATGTGTCTAACCAGAAAAATAATCAGTTCACACTTAAACGTAGTTAGAACAGCTTATGATTGTCGAAATTGAACAGAAAAGTGAGAAAACTATCTGTCACAAAAATCACTATGTTTGCCACAATTTCCCAAAGATCAAATGTTAAGTTCACTAAAAAGAATATGTTCTACAAGATACAAACCAAAAAGTGTAAATTCAAAATTTCTTGAGGAAGTGTAACATTTAAATTAAGCGATCATGAAGCACTCTTATAGATGCTCTATCCATAAAGCAATTGGCAATGTTTGAAGAGGCAAATGACATTATATATCGTAATACAAGTAACAATTCCAAATTAGGACATACTCTCAACAACTTCAGATCATTTGCAAGTTGTAATACTTTGGTTCACTAATTACATGTTACAAGATTAAaatagttttttctttcttgaagtTCAACTTACAATTTTATTCACTGATTCCTTAATCATAGCTCAATATTTACTCTTACTCGGTATCAAACAACAATATTCTCCATTCTAGCCATATTAGTAATTTACATTAGCATTGAACTATGAAGTCCCGATTCAGTAGCTACGAAATTACCATGTGATGTGCATATTATAcatgagaaaaataaaaaagcgaACCAAAGGCCTGAAATTCTGTCTGGTTTGTGTCCAAAAGAACAACATGAAATGCAGGAGAACACTATAGAATGACATACCAAGAAGACCCAAATGGAACGATAGAGGGATGTCATCTTGCTTAATTTTTCTCAACTGCTCAGTTCTACGAATCAAGCTGTATTCTTCCCATCCGGTTATGCCAGAGATCAAGTCGCCAGGCTTGAAACTCGGATTATCAGAATCCACAACTTGGGAGACACCAAATCCTTCAAGTGGCTTCAGAAAGCAAAACCCTTAACTATTAGTAAAACCAAAATGTCAACGCAGAGTTCAAATGCCAGCATTAACAAAGATGTATATACTTTTTATTTCATGTTCAAGGGACACTTGTGACTTGTAGCAGGAAATGAATCAAACTGCAATGGCCTTACTCTTGGAACTTGGAAGTGAAATTATACATGTATAAATTCCTCTCAAGTCACCAATATAAActagagaaaattaaaaagaaaaagaaatggacgAAAAGTGGAATGAGGGTGAATGAAATGAACACCTTGCCAGGAACGAATGGAGGAATATATGAATCACGAAAATCACGCATACGTCCCCTCATATAAGGGTCACAAGAGAGGTAGAGATTCTTGACCAGGAAAGCTCCAGAGCCTTTAGGAGCCTTGAGCTTGATACTAATCCCAGCCATTACTTGTAAGTCTGTCTCCTTTGGAGTGCCCTCTATGAACCCCTTGAAGATCACTTGTTTGTtctctgcttccattgctaccACTATCAACACAGGATCGATCAATTTTGAAACAATGATTGATGCAGTGGTGCTAGCTGCGTGCAAATTGCACCAGAAAAGAACAGACCAATAATTAGTGGGTATCTCTACTACCCTGTGGCTGTGGAGTGAAGAAGCTTCTCTCCTATTGTGGGGAGTGTAGAGATGTTGCGGCAACACTGTTAAATTAGGCGCTTGTGTTTGTTACAGCACCCACCCCCACCACCTACCAGCGGATACATTTCGCACGCTGCTGATTCACGTGGTACTGTGGTACGTCGGTCACCTTGAACCGCACCAACTTAGCATCACCCACCCACCCACCCCCACCTACCCCCCTTTTTTGGCCAATTTAAGAGATCCTATGTGAACTcac
This region includes:
- the LOC133722566 gene encoding 2-alkenal reductase (NADP(+)-dependent), producing the protein MEAENKQVIFKGFIEGTPKETDLQVMAGISIKLKAPKGSGAFLVKNLYLSCDPYMRGRMRDFRDSYIPPFVPGKPLEGFGVSQVVDSDNPSFKPGDLISGITGWEEYSLIRRTEQLRKIKQDDIPLSFHLGLLGMPGFTAYAGFNEVCSPKKGEYVLVSAASGAVGQLVGQLAKLLGCHVVGSSGSSQKVDLLRNKLGFDDAFNYKEEPDLDAALKRYFPQGIDIYFDNVGGEMLDAALLNMRIHGRIAVCGMVSEKNLSDPGGIHNLYNLITKRIRMQGFLQSDYLHLYPRFLEDVISLYKQGKIVYIEDMNEGLESAPSAFVGLFSGRNIGKQVIRVARYE